ATCCAATATCCCTTACGACTGCTGAACCATCAGGATAAAGCGGCCCCCCAAACATAAAAACTTCTTGAGGATCAGTATTAACCACTTCAAAATAAATGATTCCATTGTTGTTAGTAAGACCTGCAAATGATGTTCCATATCGTATTTCAAAATCATTAGCAGGACCTCCATTTGCTCTTATTCTAATCATTGTTGAATTATTATTATCTAAGATATGCAATCTGGCTGATGGATTTGTAATATTAATTCCAACTCTTCCTCCCATAATGGCTGTTCTATTATTTGCATAAATATATAGATTATCGTCTGCATCTTCGCTAAGATATACATAATTACCATCGCCGAAATTTATTTTCCCTTGTGAACCATAAGACCCTGTTCCCTCTACACGTATAGTATTATTTGAACCGGCAACATG
The Bacteroidales bacterium genome window above contains:
- a CDS encoding tail fiber domain-containing protein, giving the protein HVAGSNNTIRVEGTGSYGSQGKINFGDGNYVYLSEDADDNLYIYANNRTAIMGGRVGINITNPSARLHILDNNNSTMIRIRANGGPANDFEIRYGTSFAGLTNNNGIIYFEVVNTDPQEVFMFGGPLYPDGSAVVRDIGSSSYRWNVVYCQSVNTPSDARVKKDIKKLSVGLKEVMQLKPVQYRWRSGDTTSIYYGVIAQDLINVLPDIVHRDEKSDRLSMDYNSLFTVLIKAIQEQQDLINRLEEEVRMLKEEVYSKQSIKK